In Salinigranum marinum, one DNA window encodes the following:
- the sppA gene encoding signal peptide peptidase SppA, with translation MSTRTRTVVTIGAVVVAIVVTTLLGWLVFVRFPGDLAELLGVLIVVGLVVGAVRTVGRAVGTRFPDYDVAEVAVEGPISRDGGPGPLPTSPGGTPADDVVDQIERAEEDDAVEGLLVKLNTPGGEVVPSDDIRRSVVEFDGPTLAYATDTCASGGYWIASGCDELWAREASIVGSIGVIGSRVNVAGLADRLGVSYERFAAGKYKDAGIALKEMDDDERAYLQGIIDDFYDHFVARVAEGRDVDEAAIRDTEARVFVGTDAHDRGLVDGLGARDTVEERMADLLDRDEVSVEAFRPQKSLAARLRGGAASVAYALGAGVASRVVGDETDPLKLRF, from the coding sequence ATGAGTACACGGACACGGACAGTCGTCACTATCGGTGCCGTCGTCGTCGCGATCGTGGTCACCACGCTCTTGGGATGGCTCGTGTTCGTCCGGTTCCCGGGCGACCTCGCCGAACTCCTGGGGGTGCTCATCGTGGTCGGACTCGTCGTCGGCGCGGTCCGGACCGTGGGACGCGCCGTTGGCACCCGCTTTCCCGACTACGACGTCGCCGAGGTGGCCGTCGAGGGACCGATCAGCCGCGACGGCGGCCCCGGCCCGCTCCCGACGAGTCCGGGGGGGACGCCCGCCGACGACGTCGTCGACCAGATCGAACGCGCCGAGGAGGACGACGCCGTCGAGGGCCTCCTCGTCAAACTGAACACGCCCGGCGGCGAGGTGGTGCCGAGCGACGACATCCGCCGTTCCGTCGTCGAGTTCGACGGCCCAACCCTGGCGTACGCGACCGACACCTGCGCCAGCGGCGGCTACTGGATCGCCAGCGGCTGCGACGAACTCTGGGCGCGCGAGGCGTCGATCGTGGGGAGCATCGGCGTCATCGGCTCCCGGGTGAATGTCGCGGGCCTCGCCGACCGGCTCGGCGTCTCGTACGAACGGTTCGCCGCCGGCAAGTACAAGGACGCCGGCATCGCGCTGAAGGAGATGGACGACGACGAGCGCGCCTACTTACAGGGCATCATCGACGACTTCTACGACCACTTCGTCGCGCGGGTCGCGGAGGGCCGCGACGTCGACGAGGCGGCGATCCGCGACACCGAGGCGCGCGTCTTCGTCGGCACCGACGCGCACGATCGCGGCCTCGTCGACGGGCTCGGCGCGCGCGACACGGTCGAAGAGCGGATGGCTGACCTGCTCGACCGCGACGAGGTGAGCGTCGAGGCGTTCCGCCCGCAGAAATCGCTCGCGGCCCGCCTCCGCGGCGGCGCGGCGTCGGTCGCGTACGCGCTCGGAGCGGGCGTCGCCAGTCGCGTCGTCGGCGACGAGACCGACCCGCTCAAGCTCCGGTTCTGA
- a CDS encoding DUF373 family protein, producing MTTLVLCVDRTNDIGRKTGLTMPVVGWEAVQSLVTEVGLADPEDSSVNCLLETLRVARELRDDDDEAIVAVVAGGGDSIVGADRSVAAQLDRLVEEYDADSAVIVIDSVQDERLVPVVESRLPVDAVDRVVVRQAHDLESTYYLLKQFLADEELRTTLLVPVGIGLLLLPVLLSQFSPTIAVAGLASLLGAVLLYKGLAVDELLANLPDRARAAMYSGQVSVVTYVVAAGLALVGVFLGALAVSDAPVGETALLPTMQFTYAAVPWLALAALTASTGRLLDELISAEGIRTPYLNLPFGVVALGLVVRGFSGYFLEREGVLPNLVLLDRLVLTATQRLALFIVVGIVVSLVGVRVAVSVTDDQLDDVVETGGQEDA from the coding sequence GTGACGACGCTCGTCCTCTGTGTCGACCGAACCAACGACATCGGTCGGAAGACGGGACTCACGATGCCGGTGGTCGGCTGGGAGGCCGTCCAGTCACTGGTCACGGAGGTCGGCCTCGCGGACCCCGAGGACTCGAGCGTCAACTGTCTGCTCGAAACCCTGCGCGTCGCCCGTGAACTCCGCGACGACGACGACGAGGCGATCGTCGCGGTCGTCGCGGGCGGCGGGGACTCCATCGTCGGTGCGGACCGCTCCGTCGCCGCCCAACTCGATCGGCTAGTCGAGGAATACGACGCCGACTCGGCGGTGATCGTCATCGACAGCGTGCAGGACGAACGGCTCGTCCCCGTCGTCGAGTCACGGCTCCCCGTCGACGCGGTCGATCGCGTCGTCGTCCGGCAGGCGCACGACCTCGAGTCGACGTACTACCTCCTGAAGCAGTTCCTTGCCGACGAGGAACTGCGGACGACGCTCCTCGTGCCGGTGGGGATCGGGCTGTTGCTCCTCCCCGTGCTCTTGAGTCAGTTCTCGCCCACGATCGCGGTGGCCGGCCTGGCGTCGCTGCTCGGTGCGGTCTTGCTCTACAAGGGCCTCGCCGTCGACGAACTCCTCGCGAATCTCCCCGACCGGGCCCGCGCGGCGATGTACTCCGGGCAGGTGTCGGTCGTGACGTACGTCGTGGCGGCGGGGCTCGCGCTCGTCGGGGTGTTCCTCGGTGCGCTCGCCGTCTCCGACGCCCCGGTGGGGGAGACGGCGCTCTTGCCGACGATGCAGTTCACCTACGCCGCGGTCCCGTGGCTCGCTCTCGCGGCGCTCACCGCCTCGACCGGCCGGCTCCTCGACGAACTCATCAGCGCCGAGGGGATCCGGACGCCGTATCTCAACCTCCCGTTCGGGGTGGTCGCGCTCGGGCTCGTCGTCCGTGGCTTCTCGGGCTACTTCCTCGAACGCGAGGGCGTCCTCCCCAACCTCGTCCTGCTCGATCGGCTCGTCCTCACCGCGACCCAGCGGCTGGCGCTTTTCATCGTCGTCGGCATCGTCGTCTCGCTCGTCGGCGTCCGGGTCGCGGTCAGCGTGACGGACGACCAGTTGGACGACGTGGTCGAGACCGGTGGACAAGAAGACGCGTGA
- a CDS encoding cytochrome P450 codes for MHAPHSPPGDPVVGNALRFARAPLDYLDAIGDAYADGIVHLSGAVGPGIYVVLDPGLVQRVLVDDHGRYRKPGFRPELVDPLVGEGLLTSGGDHWRRQRTTLQPAFFTSRLRGFGDTIVDFTRATTAGWTDGDEFDLYRELGVLTVRIISRLLLGVDLSRADAAAVGDAMLDVGEGLAVSPGGVVRPPWLQTPPPREYQQAIRELEDVTARVVAMHEPGGDDVLSLLERAIADDPDAFPADELRDQVMTMLLAGHETTALTLTYALSLLSWNPAARATLHDEVDAVVDGAPRWEDLAALDYTEQVIHETLRVLPPVWALFREPLADVRLGDYRLPAGAPLMLPQWAIHRSPRHWDAPDEFDPGRWAETKPAEVPAYFPFGAGPRACIGRQLAIVESKLILATLFADWDVEVTVDDLPRRAAITMQPTEAVPAVVRRH; via the coding sequence ATGCACGCGCCGCACTCGCCGCCGGGCGACCCCGTCGTCGGCAACGCCCTCCGGTTCGCCCGCGCCCCGCTCGACTACCTCGATGCCATCGGCGACGCCTACGCGGACGGAATCGTCCACCTCTCGGGGGCGGTCGGCCCCGGCATCTACGTCGTCCTCGACCCCGGGCTCGTCCAGCGGGTGCTCGTCGACGACCACGGTCGCTACCGAAAGCCGGGGTTCCGGCCCGAACTCGTCGACCCACTGGTCGGCGAGGGACTGCTGACCAGCGGGGGCGACCACTGGCGACGCCAGCGAACGACGCTCCAGCCCGCCTTCTTCACCTCGCGGCTCCGCGGCTTCGGCGACACCATCGTCGACTTCACCCGAGCGACGACGGCGGGGTGGACCGACGGCGACGAGTTCGACCTCTACCGCGAGCTCGGGGTGCTCACCGTCCGGATCATCTCGCGCCTGCTCCTCGGCGTCGACCTCTCGCGCGCGGACGCCGCCGCGGTCGGCGACGCGATGCTCGACGTCGGCGAGGGACTGGCCGTCTCGCCCGGTGGCGTCGTCCGTCCGCCATGGCTCCAGACGCCCCCGCCGCGCGAGTACCAGCAGGCGATCCGCGAACTCGAAGACGTGACCGCGCGGGTGGTCGCGATGCACGAACCCGGCGGCGACGACGTGCTCTCGCTGCTGGAACGGGCCATCGCCGACGACCCCGACGCGTTCCCCGCGGACGAACTCCGCGACCAGGTGATGACGATGCTCCTAGCGGGGCACGAGACCACCGCGCTCACGCTCACCTACGCGCTCTCTCTCCTCTCGTGGAACCCGGCGGCGCGTGCGACCCTCCACGACGAGGTCGACGCGGTGGTCGACGGCGCGCCCAGGTGGGAGGACCTCGCGGCGCTCGACTACACGGAGCAGGTGATCCACGAGACGCTCCGCGTCCTTCCCCCGGTGTGGGCGCTGTTCCGCGAACCGCTCGCCGACGTCCGCCTCGGCGACTACCGTCTCCCCGCGGGCGCGCCGCTGATGCTCCCGCAGTGGGCGATCCACCGGAGTCCCAGACACTGGGACGCTCCCGACGAGTTCGATCCCGGGCGGTGGGCCGAGACGAAGCCCGCGGAGGTACCCGCGTACTTCCCGTTCGGTGCCGGCCCGCGGGCGTGTATCGGGCGGCAACTCGCCATCGTCGAGTCGAAGCTCATCCTCGCGACGCTGTTCGCCGACTGGGACGTGGAGGTGACAGTCGACGACCTGCCGCGGCGGGCGGCGATCACGATGCAACCGACCGAGGCGGTCCCGGCGGTCGTCCGCCGGCACTGA
- a CDS encoding DUF371 domain-containing protein → MREVIHARGHDNVRAEHASTFEVTTDDWLTPAGDCIIAVEADRSPAAFDPAFVEACRDRTARITARIEVDDHTQTITGRGHPDLTFDSDRSAVARTSDYVDDRTVMVDADHAAVGVDRAMVESLRAGAALVFTLSVEV, encoded by the coding sequence ATGAGAGAGGTCATCCACGCCCGCGGTCACGACAACGTCCGGGCCGAACACGCGAGCACCTTCGAGGTGACGACCGACGACTGGCTCACGCCCGCCGGCGACTGCATTATCGCTGTCGAGGCCGACCGCTCGCCCGCTGCGTTCGATCCGGCGTTCGTCGAGGCGTGCCGCGACCGCACGGCGCGGATCACCGCCCGGATAGAGGTGGATGATCACACCCAGACGATCACGGGCCGCGGCCACCCCGACCTCACCTTCGACAGCGACCGCTCGGCCGTCGCGCGCACGAGCGACTACGTCGACGACCGAACCGTGATGGTCGACGCCGACCACGCCGCCGTTGGGGTCGACCGCGCGATGGTCGAGTCGCTCCGGGCGGGCGCGGCGCTCGTCTTCACGCTCAGCGTCGAGGTGTGA
- a CDS encoding coiled-coil protein produces MVTKQEVLEEFDVSELDTSSNVALSDEQLETGSKGQLIKLAGQLRDRRNELNQMASERASKRDDLNAKTREKVDEAQTHREKRDELNEQVQEHKQQRNELNAKANELFDQVEQMKSDLELDDGTDIEELQEEIEQLEFRQQTEVLSTEDERELIEKIENKRKELKRRKEKVEDSGELESLIEEAESVRSDASQHHQKVTELADEAQEHHNQMIESYRAADEIRDKADEMHDLFVEAQEAADRHHEDFVRVQKRLRELDKEEEEERKDERAEKREKAKEEAEEIYQQFKEGETLDTEDLMKLQKAGLL; encoded by the coding sequence ATGGTAACAAAACAAGAAGTCCTCGAAGAATTCGACGTCAGTGAGCTCGACACATCCAGCAACGTCGCGCTCTCCGACGAACAGCTCGAAACCGGTTCCAAAGGTCAGCTCATCAAGCTCGCAGGCCAGCTGCGAGACCGACGAAACGAGCTCAACCAGATGGCCTCCGAACGCGCCTCGAAGCGCGACGACCTGAACGCCAAGACGCGCGAGAAGGTCGACGAGGCCCAGACGCACCGCGAGAAGCGCGACGAGCTCAACGAGCAGGTCCAGGAACACAAACAGCAGCGCAACGAGCTCAACGCGAAGGCGAACGAGCTGTTCGACCAGGTCGAGCAGATGAAAAGCGACCTGGAGCTCGACGACGGGACGGACATCGAGGAGCTCCAAGAGGAGATCGAGCAGCTCGAGTTCCGCCAGCAGACTGAGGTCCTCTCGACCGAGGACGAGCGCGAACTCATCGAGAAGATCGAGAACAAGCGCAAGGAACTCAAGCGGCGCAAGGAGAAGGTCGAAGACTCGGGTGAGCTCGAATCGCTCATCGAGGAGGCCGAGTCGGTCCGTTCGGACGCCTCTCAGCATCACCAGAAGGTGACCGAACTCGCCGACGAGGCCCAGGAACATCACAACCAGATGATCGAGTCCTACCGCGCCGCCGACGAGATCCGCGACAAGGCCGACGAGATGCACGACCTCTTCGTCGAGGCCCAGGAGGCCGCGGACCGCCACCACGAGGACTTCGTCCGCGTCCAGAAGCGGCTGCGCGAACTGGACAAGGAAGAGGAAGAAGAGCGCAAGGACGAACGCGCCGAGAAGCGCGAGAAAGCCAAGGAAGAGGCCGAGGAGATCTACCAGCAGTTCAAAGAGGGGGAGACGCTGGATACCGAGGACCTCATGAAGCTGCAGAAGGCCGGCCTGCTCTAA
- a CDS encoding DUF6517 family protein, which translates to MQYLHLLVVLAVVVAGCTGTLAEVRSAPATIPQTAFTPVGYVHGNTTEVPLTYPVGVGPVTRDLTVYVWVSGYSRTVGTDAGGNDTAALLVVSSPNRRVEGQSVNPFAHLTNRELVARLFDVVTEVDNATGATGTLGANVTDVARLRETGVQNRTVLGQSVEVVTYSASVRVEPAETSTMAGTPPSSASATLGGERTLSVHLMAVEHGEDVVVALGVHGDAMDEGETIAALMEAIEHEAVVTAG; encoded by the coding sequence GTGCAGTATCTGCATCTCCTCGTCGTGCTCGCCGTCGTCGTCGCCGGCTGTACGGGCACCCTGGCCGAGGTCCGATCGGCACCGGCGACGATCCCACAGACGGCCTTCACGCCCGTCGGCTACGTCCACGGCAATACCACCGAGGTGCCACTCACGTACCCCGTCGGGGTCGGGCCGGTCACGCGCGACCTGACGGTGTACGTCTGGGTTTCGGGCTACTCGCGCACGGTCGGGACCGACGCGGGCGGGAACGACACGGCCGCACTCCTCGTCGTGAGTTCGCCCAACCGACGGGTCGAAGGCCAGTCGGTCAACCCGTTCGCTCACCTCACGAACCGCGAACTCGTCGCCCGGCTGTTCGACGTCGTCACAGAGGTCGACAACGCCACCGGTGCCACCGGTACGCTGGGTGCGAACGTGACCGACGTCGCACGCCTCCGCGAGACCGGCGTCCAGAACCGAACCGTGCTCGGCCAGTCGGTCGAGGTCGTCACGTACTCCGCATCGGTTCGGGTCGAGCCGGCTGAGACGTCGACGATGGCGGGGACTCCTCCGTCGTCGGCGTCCGCCACCCTGGGCGGGGAACGGACCCTCTCCGTCCACCTGATGGCCGTCGAACACGGCGAGGACGTCGTCGTCGCGCTCGGTGTCCACGGCGACGCGATGGACGAGGGCGAGACGATCGCGGCGCTGATGGAGGCGATCGAACACGAAGCCGTCGTTACGGCCGGGTGA
- a CDS encoding endonuclease III: MSDRRDEPAENISGGDAGGGAFAAFEGSDHEAETRAEAVVDALGEMYWQKAYGGQDGFECLVRTILSQNTSDKASQPAHDSLMERYGPADRLAETLAGVPQDDLAETIASAGLYNQKSEVIIRAAEWALDRFGSTPEFDHFVRERDPGEVRETLLSVSGVGPKTADCVLLFAGGRGGVFPVDTHVHRIARRMGLAPAAADHEAVRAHLEGNVPAEKCGFGHTAMIQFGREYCAARKPACLDGPEACPLYDLCDRVGIDELDGEVVDPSEVVDG; the protein is encoded by the coding sequence ATGAGCGACCGACGGGACGAACCCGCAGAGAACATCAGCGGCGGCGACGCGGGTGGCGGGGCGTTCGCCGCGTTCGAGGGGAGCGACCACGAGGCCGAGACGCGCGCGGAGGCGGTCGTCGACGCGCTCGGCGAGATGTACTGGCAGAAGGCCTACGGCGGCCAGGACGGCTTCGAGTGCCTGGTTCGCACCATCTTGAGTCAGAACACCTCGGACAAGGCGAGCCAGCCGGCCCACGACAGCCTCATGGAGCGGTACGGGCCCGCTGACCGCCTGGCCGAGACGCTCGCCGGCGTCCCGCAGGACGACCTCGCCGAGACGATCGCCTCGGCGGGGCTGTACAACCAGAAGTCCGAGGTCATTATCCGAGCAGCCGAGTGGGCGCTCGACCGGTTCGGTTCTACTCCCGAATTCGACCACTTCGTCCGCGAGCGCGACCCGGGCGAGGTCCGCGAGACGCTCCTCTCGGTGTCCGGCGTCGGTCCCAAAACCGCCGATTGCGTGCTCCTGTTCGCCGGCGGTCGCGGCGGCGTCTTCCCCGTCGACACCCACGTCCACCGCATCGCTCGGCGGATGGGACTCGCGCCCGCCGCCGCCGACCACGAGGCGGTCCGAGCGCACCTGGAAGGGAACGTCCCCGCGGAGAAGTGCGGCTTCGGGCACACAGCGATGATCCAGTTCGGCCGCGAGTACTGCGCTGCCCGCAAACCCGCCTGTCTCGACGGGCCCGAGGCCTGCCCGCTGTACGACCTGTGTGACCGTGTGGGGATCGACGAACTCGACGGGGAGGTCGTCGACCCGAGCGAAGTCGTCGACGGCTGA
- a CDS encoding digeranylgeranylglycerophospholipid reductase has protein sequence MDERFDVVIAGAGPAGAQCARDLATRDYDVLVLETEAEDEFPRGSNKSTGGTFPSMLASFNIPNDVVMQFTDSIVLESPNHSYTRRQTGAVLEFADFKRFLVEDGQAEGAEYWFDARVSGPIVDDGEVVGVSYNGSEEVYADVVVDATGPSAPLARELDVVDLQREQQAIGIEYELEGIEMDHPDYADLHDAMMLRLDHRIAPGGYSWIFHTGEDTAKVGLCYIQNDSHREFAADGFTIDGYLTRWLDEDPRFADARKLEGKQHRGSAHIQMPTGLSTDRFIAIGDTVPTIDPLWGEGIHKGMKSARAAAITVDNCLTPHDQDTSAEQMALYDHLWHTDVAPKMRTRLMMTELLYLAPNERYDTLMRDLNSADEGTLNDANNGDLLALLKLLRLDDASLVKRLVKERYLN, from the coding sequence ATGGACGAGCGTTTCGACGTGGTGATCGCCGGAGCCGGCCCGGCGGGGGCACAGTGCGCACGCGATCTCGCCACGAGGGACTACGACGTGCTCGTTCTCGAAACCGAGGCAGAAGACGAGTTCCCACGGGGGAGCAACAAGTCGACTGGTGGGACGTTCCCGTCGATGCTGGCGTCGTTCAACATCCCCAACGATGTCGTCATGCAGTTCACCGACAGCATCGTCTTGGAGTCGCCGAATCACTCGTACACCCGCCGGCAGACGGGCGCGGTCCTGGAGTTCGCCGATTTCAAGCGCTTCCTCGTCGAGGACGGCCAGGCAGAGGGTGCCGAGTACTGGTTCGACGCGCGCGTCTCCGGGCCGATCGTCGACGACGGCGAGGTCGTCGGCGTCAGCTACAACGGCTCCGAAGAGGTGTACGCGGACGTGGTCGTCGACGCGACCGGGCCGAGCGCACCGCTCGCGCGCGAACTTGACGTCGTCGACCTCCAGCGCGAACAGCAGGCGATCGGGATCGAGTACGAACTCGAAGGGATCGAGATGGACCACCCCGACTACGCCGACCTCCACGACGCGATGATGCTCCGACTCGACCACCGCATCGCGCCGGGCGGCTACTCGTGGATCTTCCACACGGGCGAGGACACGGCGAAGGTCGGGCTGTGTTACATCCAGAACGACAGCCACCGGGAGTTCGCCGCCGACGGCTTCACCATCGACGGCTACCTGACGCGGTGGCTCGACGAGGACCCCCGCTTTGCGGACGCGCGGAAGCTCGAAGGCAAACAGCACCGCGGTTCCGCACACATCCAGATGCCGACCGGCCTGAGCACGGACCGCTTCATCGCTATCGGCGACACCGTGCCGACGATCGACCCCCTCTGGGGGGAGGGAATCCACAAGGGAATGAAGTCGGCGCGGGCCGCGGCGATCACCGTCGACAACTGTCTCACGCCGCACGATCAAGACACCTCGGCGGAGCAGATGGCCCTGTACGACCACCTCTGGCACACCGATGTCGCCCCGAAGATGCGCACGCGGCTCATGATGACCGAACTGCTGTATCTCGCCCCCAACGAACGCTACGACACCCTGATGCGGGACCTGAACAGCGCCGACGAGGGGACGCTAAACGACGCCAACAACGGCGATCTCCTGGCGCTGTTGAAACTGTTGCGCCTCGACGACGCCTCGCTCGTCAAGCGACTGGTGAAAGAGCGGTACCTGAACTGA
- a CDS encoding VOC family protein: MSASPTEFTMPGTARVGRVALRVGSIDRLLSFYRDVVGLDVAVDGDEAVLSAAGEPLVVLHEDPGAPARPDDAAGLFHLAVRVPSRAALGDALARIEASDASLTGASDHLVSEALYLRDPEGNGVEIYSDRPRGAWTTTDDGVEMDTLRLDLDDVAAAATGGDAVPAGTDLGHVHLEVTALDRARSFYVDGLGLNVRTEAYRGALFVAAGEYHHHVGLNTWNRRQEASGAHWGIEWFEFRLPDRATLDDLREHLAARGIDVSPDGRVVDPDGIGVHLTVES, translated from the coding sequence ATGTCCGCTTCCCCCACCGAGTTCACCATGCCCGGCACGGCCCGTGTCGGCCGGGTCGCCCTCCGTGTCGGCTCGATCGATCGACTCCTCTCGTTCTACCGCGACGTGGTCGGGCTCGACGTCGCCGTCGACGGGGACGAAGCGGTTCTCTCCGCCGCGGGGGAGCCACTGGTCGTCCTCCACGAGGACCCCGGCGCGCCCGCCCGTCCGGACGACGCCGCGGGCCTGTTCCACCTCGCCGTCCGCGTGCCGAGTCGGGCGGCGCTCGGCGACGCCCTCGCGCGGATCGAGGCCTCGGATGCGTCGCTCACCGGCGCGTCGGACCACCTCGTGAGCGAGGCGCTCTACCTCCGCGACCCCGAGGGAAACGGCGTCGAGATCTACTCCGACCGCCCGCGCGGGGCGTGGACGACCACCGACGACGGGGTCGAGATGGACACCCTTCGACTGGACCTCGACGACGTGGCCGCGGCGGCGACCGGTGGCGACGCCGTGCCCGCCGGTACGGACCTCGGACACGTCCACCTCGAAGTGACCGCGCTCGACCGTGCGCGGTCGTTCTACGTCGACGGCCTCGGGTTGAACGTCCGGACGGAGGCGTACCGGGGGGCGCTGTTCGTCGCCGCCGGGGAGTACCACCACCACGTCGGCCTCAACACGTGGAACCGACGGCAGGAAGCCAGCGGCGCACACTGGGGGATCGAGTGGTTCGAGTTCCGCCTCCCCGACCGGGCGACGCTCGACGATCTCCGCGAGCACCTCGCCGCCAGAGGGATAGATGTCTCCCCCGACGGGCGGGTCGTCGACCCGGACGGGATCGGCGTCCACTTGACCGTCGAGTCCTGA
- a CDS encoding aldo/keto reductase, translating to MNDTAAPITNGMPMLGLGTWQNTDPVECRTAVREALETGYRHVDTAQAYDNEHEVGEGIAAADVAREDVFLATKLWTSNLAYDDVLATTDESLDRLGVDHLDLLYVHWPTGEYDPEETLAAFDELHGGQIDRVGVSNFEPRQLEEAIDVLDAPVFANQIELHPLLPQEELRAVCAEHDVDVVAYSPLARGAVFDVPLLQELADDYDTSPAGVSLAWLRAKGVTAIPKATSTAHIRDNWASLSVDLDDADVARIDALEREDRRVDPDWAPWN from the coding sequence ATGAACGATACCGCCGCTCCGATCACAAACGGCATGCCGATGCTCGGGCTCGGAACGTGGCAGAACACCGATCCAGTTGAGTGCCGGACCGCGGTCCGCGAGGCGCTGGAGACGGGCTACCGCCACGTCGACACCGCCCAGGCGTACGACAACGAACACGAGGTCGGCGAGGGGATCGCTGCCGCGGACGTCGCTCGTGAGGACGTCTTCTTGGCGACGAAGCTGTGGACCTCGAACCTCGCGTACGACGACGTGCTCGCGACCACCGACGAGTCGCTCGATCGCCTCGGCGTCGACCACCTCGACCTCCTGTACGTCCACTGGCCCACGGGCGAGTACGACCCCGAGGAGACGCTCGCCGCGTTCGACGAACTGCACGGGGGGCAGATCGACCGCGTCGGCGTCTCGAACTTCGAGCCACGCCAGCTCGAGGAGGCCATCGACGTGCTCGACGCTCCCGTCTTCGCCAACCAGATCGAACTCCACCCCCTGTTGCCCCAGGAGGAACTCCGCGCGGTCTGCGCCGAACACGACGTCGACGTGGTGGCGTACTCGCCGCTGGCCCGCGGGGCGGTGTTCGACGTCCCCCTGCTCCAGGAGTTGGCCGACGACTACGACACCAGCCCCGCCGGCGTCTCGCTCGCGTGGCTCCGCGCGAAGGGCGTCACCGCCATCCCGAAGGCGACCTCGACCGCGCACATCCGCGACAACTGGGCGTCGCTCTCCGTCGACCTCGACGACGCCGACGTCGCCCGCATCGACGCCCTGGAGCGAGAAGACCGCCGCGTCGACCCCGACTGGGCACCCTGGAACTGA
- a CDS encoding DUF7333 family protein has translation MEFDLAKTVLVFAALVAVGTAALVGAPIPMTSSTILMMVTPSMIVFGAICLALGVKHGEYRTAR, from the coding sequence ATGGAGTTCGACCTCGCCAAGACCGTGCTGGTTTTCGCCGCGCTCGTCGCCGTCGGGACCGCCGCCCTCGTCGGAGCCCCGATTCCCATGACGTCGAGCACGATCCTCATGATGGTGACCCCGTCGATGATCGTCTTCGGCGCGATCTGTCTCGCACTCGGCGTCAAACACGGCGAGTACCGCACGGCGCGGTAA
- a CDS encoding DUF7332 family protein, which yields MSRPGPVTAPSLVVSALVLALVVAAPPVSAVTTAAATTGPEAEENRCFSPNGTGFVIGTESPQLRLVVHLSLLSAVVDGEEANATRFVADPFEPFAFAFDYRFTVPAFEGTAADADYRAADAPVEGPVEEAACST from the coding sequence ATGTCCCGTCCCGGCCCCGTCACCGCACCGTCGCTCGTCGTCTCGGCGCTCGTGCTCGCCCTCGTCGTGGCCGCACCGCCGGTGTCCGCGGTCACGACGGCCGCCGCGACCACGGGGCCCGAAGCGGAGGAGAACCGGTGTTTTTCGCCGAACGGGACGGGGTTCGTGATCGGCACCGAGAGCCCACAGCTCCGCCTCGTGGTTCATCTGTCGCTGTTGTCCGCGGTCGTCGACGGCGAGGAGGCGAACGCGACGCGCTTCGTCGCGGACCCGTTCGAGCCGTTCGCGTTCGCCTTCGACTACCGGTTCACGGTCCCGGCGTTCGAGGGGACGGCGGCGGACGCCGACTACCGCGCCGCCGACGCGCCGGTCGAGGGGCCGGTCGAGGAGGCGGCGTGTTCGACCTGA
- a CDS encoding methylglyoxal synthase has translation MRLALIAHDEKKPELIDFAQEHEHLLGECDLIATGTTGKRLREATALDVERKQSGPLGGDLQIGAEVAAGTCHGIVFFRDPLTAQPHEPDVSALLRICDVHDVPLATNRSSADAIVEALVSG, from the coding sequence ATGCGTCTCGCGCTCATCGCTCACGACGAGAAGAAGCCTGAACTCATCGATTTCGCGCAGGAACACGAGCACCTGCTCGGCGAGTGTGATCTCATAGCGACCGGGACGACCGGCAAGCGCCTCCGGGAGGCGACCGCCCTCGACGTCGAACGGAAGCAGTCGGGACCGCTGGGTGGCGACCTCCAGATCGGTGCCGAGGTTGCCGCGGGCACGTGCCACGGGATCGTCTTCTTCCGCGACCCGCTCACGGCCCAGCCACACGAGCCCGACGTCTCCGCGCTCCTCCGGATCTGTGACGTCCACGACGTCCCGCTCGCGACGAACCGGTCCAGCGCCGACGCGATCGTCGAGGCGTTGGTCTCCGGCTAA